In Drosophila nasuta strain 15112-1781.00 chromosome 2R, ASM2355853v1, whole genome shotgun sequence, a single genomic region encodes these proteins:
- the LOC132787204 gene encoding cleavage stimulation factor subunit 1, with amino-acid sequence MRDEILDPHNLVKNREILYRLMISQLMYDGLEKFAMELSMLVKADQCAPSERLLHVMISGMQTMSEKDKSNTDDVLPGIDLEFEPEASALAPEPHSYETAYVTSHKQACRAGAFSFDGSLVATGSVDASIKILDVERMLAKSAPEDIEPGREQQGHPVIRTLYDHTDEVSYLEFHPKEHILASASRDGTVKLFDIAKPSVKKAHKVLTDCEPVLCVSFHPTGDYIAIGTEHNVLRIYDVHTTQCFVSAIPSQQHKAGVTCVKYSPTAKLYATGSFDGDIKIWDGISGRCINTIAEAHSGAAICSLQFTRNGKYLLSSGMDSIVYLWELCTSRPIQTYTGAGTTGKQEHQAEAVFNHTEDYVLFPDEATTSLCSWNSRNGCRLTLNSLGHNGPVRYITHSPNAPAFLTCSDDFRARFWYRRANNQ; translated from the exons atGCGCGACGAAATTTTGGATCCTCATAATCTGGTAAAGAACCGGGAAATATTGTACCGGTTAATGATCAG TCAGTTGATGTACGATGGGCTGGAGAAATTTGCAATGGAACTCTCAATGTTGGTCAAGGCGGATCAGTGTGCGCCCAGCGAACGCCTGCTGCACGTGATGATCTCGGGCATGCAAACTATGTCCGAGAAGGATAAAAGCAATACGGACGATGTGCTGCCTGGCATCGATTTGGAATTCGAACCAGAGGCTTCGGCGCTGGCTCCCGAACCGCATTCCTACGAAACTGCTTATGTGACATCGCATAAGCAGGCTTGCCGAGCTGGTGCGTTTAGCTTTGACGGCTCCCTAGTGGCCACGGGCAGTGTGGATGCCAGTATTAAAATCCTCGACGTGGAGCGCATGTTGGCCAAATCAGCACCCGAAGACATTGAACCAGGACGTGAGCAACAGGGACATCCAGTCATACGCACATTATACGATCACACGGATGAAGTGTCGTACCTCGAATTCCATCCCAAGGAACACATCCTGGCGTCGGCATCGCGTGACGGCACCGTCAAGCTTTTCGACATTGCCAAGCCATCGGTGAAGAAGGCGCACAAAGTTCTAACCGACTGTGAGCCCGTGTTGTGCGTCTCGTTCCATCCGACCGGCGATTATATTGCCATTGGCACTGAACACAATGTGCTGCGCATCTATGATGTGCACACGACACAATGCTTTGTCAGCGCCATTCCGTCGCAGCAGCACAAGGCGGGTGTCACGTGTGTTAAGTACTCGCCCACAGCAAAGCTCTACGCCACGGGCAGTTTCGACGGTGACATTAAGATCTGGGACGGCATCAGCGGCCGTTGCATTAACACTATTGCCGAAGCGCACAGTGGGGCAGCTATTTGTTCGCTGCAGTTCACACGGAATGGAAAG TATTTACTCTCTTCTGGCATGGACTCAATTGTCTATCTGTGGGAACTCTGCACCAGTCGACCAATTCAGACTTATACGGGCGCTGGCACAACCGGCAAGCAGGAGCATCAGGCAGAAGCTGTTTTCAATCACACCGAAGACTATGTGCTCTTCCCCGACGAAGCAACTACATCGTTGTGCTCTTGGAATTCTCGCAATGGCTGTCGCCTGACACTCAACTCGCTGGGACACAATGGCCCGGTGCGCTACATTACGCATTCGCCTAATGCGCCGGCATTTTTAACTTGTTCGGACGATTTCCGTGCACGCTTTTGGTATCGTCGTGCTAATAATCAATAA
- the LOC132787203 gene encoding elongation factor 1-alpha 2, translated as MGKEKIHINIVVIGHVDSGKSTTTGHLIYKCGGIDKRTIEKFEKEAQEMGKGSFKYAWVLDKLKAERERGITIDIALWKFETAKYYVTIIDAPGHRDFIKNMITGTSQADCAVLIVAAGTGEFEAGISKNGQTREHALLAFTLGVKQLIVGVNKMDSTEPPYSEARYEEIKKEVSSYIKKIGYNPASVAFVPISGWHGDNMLEASEKMPWFKGWTVERKEGKTEGKCLIDALDAIMPPQRPTDKPLRLPLQDVYKIGGIGTVPVGRVETGILKPGMVVNFAPVNLVTEVKSVEMHHEALTEALPGDNVGFNVKNVSVKELRRGYVAGDSKNNPPRGAADFTAQVIVLNHPGQIANGYTPVLDCHTAHIACKFAEIKEKCDRRTGKTTETEPKAIKSGDAAIIMLVPTKPLCVESFQEFPPLGRFAVRDMRQTVAVGVIKSVNFKETTSGKVTKAAEKAQKKK; from the exons ATGGGCAAGGAGAAGATTCATATTAACATTGTCGTGATTGGCCATGTCGATTCCGGCAAATCAACGACCACCGGTCACTTGATTTACAAATGCGGCGGCATCGACAAGCGTACCATCGAGAAGTTCGAGAAGGAGGCCCAGGAGATGGGCAAGGGTTCGTTCAAGTACGCCTGGGTGCTGGACAAACTGAAGGCCGAACGTGAGCGTGGCATCACCATCGATATTGCGCTGTGGAAATTCGAGACGGCCAAGTACTATGTGACCATTATTGATGCCCCCGGCCATCGTGATTTCATCAAGAACATGATTACCGGCACCTCGCAAGCCGATTGTGCGGTGCTGATTGTGGCTGCCGGTACCGGTGAATTTGAGGCCGGCATCTCGAAGAATGGCCAGACCCGTGAGCATGCGCTCTTGGCCTTTACGCTGGGCGTCAAGCAACTGATTGTGGGCGTCAACAAGATGGATTCCACGGAGCCGCCATACAGCGAGGCCCGTTATGAGGAGATCAAGAAAGAGGTCTCTTCGTACATCAAGAAGATCGGCTATAATCCAGCCTCGGTGGCATTTGTGCCCATTTCGGGTTGGCATGGCGATAACATGCTCGAGGCATCGGAGAAGATGCCCTGGTTCAAGGGCTGGACCGTCGAACGCAAGGAGGGCAAAACTGAGGGCAAGTGCTTGATTGACGCGCTGGACGCGATTATGCCTCCCCAGCGGCCCACCGACAAACCATTGCGTCTGCCGCTGCAGGATGTCTACAAAATTGGTGGCATCGGCACCGTACCCGTCGGTCGTGTGGAGACCGGCATTCTCAAGCCAG GCATGGTCGTGAACTTTGCGCCCGTTAACTTGGTCACTGAAGTCAAGTCCGTGGAGATGCATCACGAGGCGTTGACCGAGGCTTTGCCCGGCGACAACGTTGGCTTCAACGTGAAGAACGTTTCGGTTAAGGAGCTGCGTCGTGGCTATGTGGCTGGTGATTCCAAGAACAATCCACCACGAGGCGCTGCTGATTTTACTGCTCAG GTCATTGTTTTGAACCATCCTGGGCAGATTGCCAATGGTTACACTCCGGTTCTCGATTGCCACACCGCTCACATTGCGTGCAAGTTTGCCGAGATCAAGGAGAAGTGCGATCGCCGTACTGGCAAGACCACGGAGACCGAACCGAAGGCCATCAAGTCGGGCGATGCGGCCATCATAATGCTGGTGCCAACCAAGCCGCTGTGCGTTGAAAGCTTCCAAGAATTTCCGCCACTCGGACGATTTGCGGTGCGTGACATGCGTCAAACGGTTGCCGTCGGTGTCATCAAGTCGGTGAACTTTAAAGAAACGACCTCGGGCAAAGTAACAAAAGCCGCTGAGAAGGCACAGAAGAAGAAATAA
- the LOC132787207 gene encoding nucleolar protein 16, whose protein sequence is MKIRRNHVRKRYRYNVNRKTMNKTRKSTGKIKDPEMKKMWIEGKRVGTNFSEMGLAKDPNKAVGIPNYKRERLEAAKIVNGFVEEDLDDEDLKPRSSKTDPEDLKPKRGHIVQELEQMAVERRSDPEFRLPKGVVKELSYFLNKHKFNYKAMVTDRRNHDQLTWKQFRMKIRRFMLIPEQFNEYLQQKKLPIDVKPDWPEYESDSEWK, encoded by the exons atgaaaattcgcAGGAATCATGTGCGCAAGCGTTACCGCTACAATGTGAACCGCAAAACGATGAACAAAACCCGTAAATCTACTGGAAAAATCAAGGA TCCAGAGATGAAAAAAATGTGGATTGAGGGAAAACGTGTGGGCACCAATTTCAGTGAAATGGGTTTAGCCAAAGATCCCAACAAGGCTGTGGGTATACCCAACTATAAACGCGAACGCCTAGAGGCTGCTAAAATTGTAAACGGTTTCGTGGAAGAGGATCTTGATGATGAGGATCTGAAACCACGTAGCTCAAAGACAGACCCCGAAGATCTGAAACCAAAACGTGGTCATATCGTGCAGGAACTAGAACAGATGGCAGTCGAAAGGCGATCAGATCCTGAATTCAG ATTACCCAAGGGAGTCGTTAAAGAGCTGTCATATTTTCTGAATAAGCACAAGTTCAACTACAAGGCCATGGTAACGGATCGTCGCAATCATGATCAGCTGACGTGGAAGCAATTCAGAATGAAAATACGCCGCTTTATGTTGATTCCGGAACAGTTTAATGAATATCTGCAACAAAAGAAGCTGCCAATTGATGTGAAGCCAGATTGGCCGGAATATGAATCGGACAGTGAATGGAAATAA